From Anopheles darlingi chromosome 2, idAnoDarlMG_H_01, whole genome shotgun sequence, the proteins below share one genomic window:
- the LOC125950332 gene encoding UPF0415 protein C7orf25 homolog: protein MQTNEYTVEELTNLAQQKIDLGEKLLSDLAPRETIEGVRKIRKKISQELKFLNRVKANGTVTINHILCSNLTHFGCLVECLLASADVKHVDYPLPIEDRACPLRVDIVCDGGATWIKVIARNPKSLSDAVYGRTSYGSKSILEQAEEYVQAANNFPYMFRPPTVVFRFLSRLDEELIEELQRIGIRVVILADEPTSLTDDPQHREQHPGGSVSDRQEEIRLLNVDVTTLIAYCSAMTNGSAMWEFKQPLLSEQARWERDKPMKPILDQLFTGRRLICCQTAYDSFHDILTILGGEGEKARARDLFTRIQVLPDVPLEQAPKELQSLKLGGKIRPRSLQVFAFGLYHRAVTVTSNEGFTRAAKMQGLEVPVFLHDARALTEDKERTARALLLPTSGDTNVHDSFIE from the coding sequence atgcaaaccaatgAGTACACCGTGGAGGAGCTGACGAACCTGGCGCAGCAAAAGATTGACCTTGGCGAGAAGCTGCTGAGCGACCTGGCGCCGCGCGAAACGATCGAAGGTGTGCGAAAGATCCGGAAGAAGATTAGTCAAGAGCTGAAGTTCCTGAATCGCGTCAAAGCGAACGGCACAGTCACGATCAATCACATCCTCTGCAGTAACCTGACGCACTTCGGCTGTCTGGTGGAGTGTTTACTGGCGAGCGCCGACGTGAAACACGTCGATTACCCACTTCCGATCGAGGATCGCGCCTGCCCACTGCGAGTCGACATCGTTTGCGATGGTGGCGCTACCTGGATCAAGGTAATCGCTCGGAACCCCAAATCGCTCAGCGATGCCGTGTACGGGCGCACGAGCTACGGCTCGAAGTCGATCCTGGAGCAGGCGGAAGAGTATGTCCAGGCGGCCAACAACTTCCCCTACATGTTCCGGCCACCGACGGTGGTGTTTCGGTTCTTGAGTCGGCTAGACGAGGAGCTGATCGAAGAGCTACAACGAATCGGTATTCGGGTAGTGATACTCGCCGATGAACCAACATCCCTAACAGACGACCCgcagcaccgggagcagcatCCTGGTGGATCGGTATCCGATCGGCAGGAGGAAATACGGCTCCTCAACGTGGACGTCACGACGCTCATCGCGTACTGCAGCGCAATGACGAACGGATCGGCCATGTGGGAGTTCAAGCAACCGTTACTCAGTGAGCAGGCCCGGTGGGAACGTGACAAACCGATGAAACCGATACTGGATCAGTTGTTCACTGGACGGAGGCTCATCTGCTGCCAGACGGCGTACGATTCTTTCCACGACATTCTCACCATTTTGGGTGGCGAAGGAGAGAAGGCCCGTGCCCGCGATCTATTTACACGCATCCAGGTACTGCCCGATGTGCCGCTCGAGCAGGCTCCGAAAGAATTGCAATCGCTGAAGCTTGGCGGCAAGATACGTCCTCGTAGCCTCCAGGTGTTTGCTTTTGGACTCTATCATCGAGCTGTGACCGTCACGTCAAACGAGGGTTTTACGCGAGCCGCCAAAATGCAAGGCCTCGAGGTACCGGTCTTCCTGCACGATGCCCGCGCACTAACGGAGGATAAGGAACGGACGGCACGGGCACTGCTGCTACCAACATCCGGCGACACCAATGTCCACGACTCTTTTATCGAGTGA
- the LOC125950331 gene encoding ran-binding protein 16, translated as MEVEQLEVLCKQFYESQDAQLRAEAEKALYLFQEDSDALSKCQILLDRSDSSYSQLLATTTLTKLVTKNIQVLRIQQRVDIRNYVLTYLATRPNLQSFVIQALVSLLVKITKLCWIDMHERELVFQNILQDVKEFLGGSVEHCMIGVQILSQLTVEMNQQSETACNLNSLKQRRIASLYLDSKLYDIFILACTLLSQAKDNMCKNLKYADSAQQGLFTHLLELARNCLSFDFVGATTDESSDDISTVQIPTNWRPAFLDSESDSLKLFFDLYHVLPPRLSNLALACLVQITSIRRSIFSNPERIKFLTKLVKGTTDILKTMHGLSDPENYHEFCRLLARLKSNYQLSELVMVENYPEAIQLIANFTVQSLQMWQSAPNSIHYLLSLWQRLIASLPYVKTSEPHFLETYTPEVTKAFVTSKLDAVPVIVSEGMDDPLDDSGMVLQQLEQFSTIGRCEYDKTCSLLVQLFDQTASRYQEVLTGNTSNGTVNPIELQVCEGQLTWLVYIIGASIGGRIAYSFDDHNVLEAEMIIRVLQLMTMTDSRLPQCGCEKLELAFMYFLEHVRKIYMTEHMQKLKMFPRLSEILGVGDDDTTMLTITSRKIITNLKYLGNSEQVLRKTLTLLSDLTLICTSVRKLIKLDEIQFMLNNRTREHFSFLGSGAIAASRCRSMFYTCLGRLLMIDLGEDVERFANFMMPLTHTMDNMVMMNFPSEESKKELIGLSRDLRGLALAFNSKTPYMMLFDWIYPEYSPILIRAVQFWAHDPTITTPVLKLFTELVYNRSQRLQFDVSSPNGILLFRETSKLICCYGESILSLNVPKDQMYPMKLKGISVCFQMLKAILGGCYVNFGVFKLYGDNALDNVLTMTAKLILTIPHEDILVYPKLSLSYYMLIDCLAQDHISYMATLEPPLFLYILESISQGLNALEPLVCSGCCSTLDYIVTHIFKQMQIKVSTFPTKKIRQGVAPEDNMFLKVIKRHPEILQNLLSSMMNIVMFEECKHQWSMSRPLLVLILLYEDHFRQIRETVIQSQPVAKQPTMARLFDVLMDGIERNLLIRNRDKFTQNLSQFRRDINECLKISTQAAPVANEMVD; from the exons ATG GAGGTGGAGCAGTTGGAGGTGCTGTGCAAACAGTTCTACGAATCGCAGGATGCTCAGCTGCGCGCCGAAGCCGAGAAGGCACTGTACCTGTTCCAAGAGGACTCAGATGCACTATCCAAGTGCCAGATACTGCTGGATCGGTCAGATTCTAGCTATTCGCAGctactggccaccaccacgctcaCCAAGCTGGTGACGAAGAACATACAGGTGCTGCGCATTCAGCAGCGTGTCGACATCCGCAACTACGTGCTCACTTATCTGGCAACTCGGCCCAACCTTCAGTCGTTTGTGATACAGGCGCTCGTATCCCTGCTGGTGAAGATCACGAAGCTGTGCTGGATCGATATGCACGAGCGCGAACTCGTGTTTCAGAACATCCTACAGGACGTAAAGGAGTTTCTCGGTGGCTCGGTCGAGCACTGTATGATCGGTGTGCAGATCCTGTCGCAGCTGACGGTCGAGATGAACCAGCAGTCGGAGACGGCCTGCAATCTCAACTCGCTGAAGCAGCGACGTATCGCGAGCCTCTACCTCGACTCCAAACTGTACGATATCTTCATACTGGCCTGCACGCTGCTCAGCCAGGCGAAGGATAACATGTGCAAGAACCTAAAGTACGCCGACAGTGCCCAGCAGGGTCTGTTTACGCATCTGCTCGAGCTGGCGCGCAACTGCTTGAGCTTTGATTTTGtcggcgccaccaccgacgaatCGTCGGATGATATTTCGACGGTGCAGATTCCGACGAACTGGCGTCCTGCGTTCCTCGACTCTGAGTCCGACTCGCTGAAGCTGTTCTTCGATCTGTACCACGTGCTGCCACCGCGGCTATCCAACTTGGCGCTTGCCTGTCTCGTGCAGATTACCTcgatccgtcgatcgatcttcAGCAACCCGGAGCGTATTAAGTTTCTTACCAAGCTGGTCAAGGGTACGACAGACATTTTGAAGACAATGCACGGACTGAGCGACCCGGAGAACTATCACGAGTTCTGTCGATTGCTGGCGCGCCTCAAATCGAACTATCAGCTCAGTGAGCTGGTCATGGTCGAGAATTATCCGGAGGCAATACAGCTGATCGCCAACTTCACCGTACAGTCACTGCAAATGTGGCAATCGGCACCGAACAGCATACACTACCTGCTGTCGTTGTGGCAGCGCCTGATCGCTTCGCTGCCGTACGTGAAAACGTCCGAGCCGCACTTTCTGGAAACGTACACACCCGAGGTAACCAAGGCGTTCGTCACCTCGAAGCTCGATGCGGTCCCGGTGATCGTGAGCGAGGGTATGGACGATCCACTCGACGATAGCGGTatggtgctgcagcagttAGAACAGTTCTCCACCATCGGGCGCTGCGAGTACGATAAGACGTGTTCACTGTTGGTGCAGCTTTTCGATCAAACAGCCAGCCGCTACCAGGAAGTACTGACCGGTAACACGAGCAACGGAACAGTCAATCCGATCGAGCTGCAGGTGTGCGAGGGCCAACTAACGTGGCTTGTGTACATCATCGGGGCGTCGATCGGCGGTCGTATCGCTTACAGCTTCGACGATCATAACGTGCTCGAGGCGGAGATGATCATCCGGGTGTTGcagctgatgacgatgaccgaTTCCCGGTTGCCGCAGTGCGGCTGCGAGAAGCTTGAGCTCGCCTTCATGTACTTCCTAGAGCATGTACGCAAGATTTACATGACGGAGCATATGCAAAAGCTGAAGATGTTTCCACGTCTCTCGGAGATACTGGGTGTTGGTGACGACGACACAACGATGCTGACAATCACCAGCAGGAAGAT CATCACGAACCTGAAATACTTGGGTAACTCGGAACAGGTCCTGCGCAAGACGCTTACCCTGCTCAGCGACCTAACGCTCATATGCACGTCGGTGCGAAAGCTGATCAAGCTGGATGAAATACAGTTTATGCTGAACAATCGCACG CGAGAACATTTTTCGTTTCTCGGATCGGGTGCGATTGCTGCGTCCCGCTGCCGTAGCATGTTCTACACCTGCCTTGGACGGTTACTGATGATCGATCTGGGTGAGGACGTTGAGCGCTTTGCCAACTTCATGATGCCGCTGACGCACACGATGGACaacatggtgatgatgaacttTCCGAGTGAGGAATCGAAAAAGGAGCTGATCGGACTGTCTCGTGATCTTCGTGGACTGGCGTTGGCCTTCAACTCGAAGACGCCCTACATGATGCTGTTCGATTGGAT CTATCCCGAGTATTCGCCCATCCTGATCCGAGCGGTACAATTCTGGGCCCATGATCCAACGATCACGACACCGGTGCTGAAACTCTTCACCGAGCTAGTGTACAATCGGTCCCAGCGTTTGCAGTTCGACGTCTCTAGTCCAAACGGCATCCTGCTTTTCCGCGAAACGTCCAAACTGATCTGTTGCTACG GTGAAAGCATTCTCTCGCTGAACGTGCCCAAGGATCAGATGTACCCGATGAAGCTGAAGGGCATCTCGGTGTGCTTCCAGATGCTGAAAGCCATTCTCGGTGGTTGTTACGTGAACTTCGGTGTGTTCAAGCTGTACGGAGACAACGCACTCGACAATGTACTCACCATGACGGCCAAGCTGATTCTAACGATTCCGCACGAAGACATTCTG GTCTATCCAAAGTTGTCCCTGTCGTATTACATGCTAATCGACTGCCTGGCTCAGGACCATATCTCCTACATGGCCACCCTTGAACCGCCCCTGTTTCTGTACATTCTCGAGAGCATTTCTCAAGGCTTGAACGCGCTAG agccgcTCGTTTGTTCCGGATGCTGCTCAACGTTGGACTACATTGTAACGcacattttcaaacaaatgcaaataaaaG TGTCCACATTCCCGACCAAGAAGATACGGCAGGGTGTAGCGCCCGAGGATAATATGTTCCTGAAGGTGATCAAAAGACACCCGGAAATATTGCAGAACCTGCTATCGAGCATGATGAATATTGTGATGTTCGAGGAATGCAAACACCAGTGGTCCATGTCACGACCGCTCCTGGTGTTGATTCTACTCTACGAAGATCACTTCCG GCAAATTCGTGAGACGGTCATCCAATCGCAACCCGTCGCTAAACAACCCACCATGGCCCGGCTGTTCGACGTTCTTATGGATGGTATCGAACGGAACCTGTTAATACGGAATCGTGACAA GTTTACACAAAACCTGTCCCAATTCCGCCGTGATATCAACGAATGCCTCAAGATCAGCACACAAGCTGCCCCCGTGGCGAACGAAATG GTTGACTAG